The Tolypothrix sp. PCC 7712 region CGCAAGATAATTGCATATACTCTCAACATGTCTCTGTTTTGCAATTCTTACCGATTTTTTTTACAATGTCCAAATCCCGATACATAGCCTTCCAATGTACACTGGCAAGGGAAGATCAAAAATTTATTGTTGAGGGCAATTGTTCTCAACCTGCTATAGTTCTATGCTATCTCAAAGTCTAAAATACGCTTACTTTCCTGGTTGTGTTGCTCAAGGTGCTTGTCGGGAACTGTACCAATCAACTCAAGCTTTAACCAGGGCTTTAGGTATTGAATTAATTGAACTGAAAAAAGCCGCTTGCTGTGGTTCGGGTACTTTTAAAGAAGATTCCCAACTGTTAGAAGATACAGTTAATGCGCGCAATATTGCTTTAGCTGAAGAGTTGAATTTACCTTTACTAACTCATTGCAGCACTTGCCAAGGTGTCATCGGTCATGTTGATGAACGGCTCAAAGAATGTCAGACCAAAAATCCAGCATATATTGAGCAAGTGAATGGATTATTGGCAAAAGAAGGCTGTTTACCTTATCGCGGTAATACAGAAGTTAAACATCTGCTTTATGCCTTAGTCACAGATTACGGTTTAGCAGAGATTACCAAACGCGTTACCCGCAAGTTGAGTGGGCTAAAATGTGCGGCGTTTTATGGTTGCTATCTCCTCCGCGCCCAAAAATCCATGCCTTATGATGACCCCTTTAACCCAGAAGCGATGGAAAATGTGTTTCGGGCTGTAGGTGCAGAACCAGTTTATTACCGAGGACGCACACAATGTTGTGGCTGGCCTTTATCTAGTTACGCCACTACCGAATCTTTTCAAATGGCGGGGAAACATATTCAAGATGCTTTGGCGGCTGGTGCTGATTGTATGGTTACCCCTTGTCCTTTGTGTCATTTAAATTTAGACTCTCGTCAGCCAGAAGTAGAAAAGGTAATTGAAAAGAAGCTGGGTTTGCCAGTATTACATTTACCGCAATTAATTGCTTTGGCGTTAGGCGTTAGTCCTCAAGAATTGGGTTTAGATAAACATATTGTTTCGACAAAGCCAGTTTTGGAGAAATTAGGGTTTTAGGAATGGGTAATTGGGTTTTTGGTGTTTGCTATCAATTGCCAATTGATAAAAATGCTATTTCAGTAGAGACGCGATTAATAGCGCATACGTGTCAACTTAAGCTAAAAGCTATATAGGACGGGCTTTGTACAAAAACCCTCGCCCTCATCCCCTCACCCCTTCTCCCTCAGGGAGAAGGGGAATTAAATCTCTTGCTCCCCTCTCCTGCTGGGAGCTACGGTGTACACACAAGTACTCTCCGCATACGTTTCAGGGATTTCAACCCCCTTAAATTGTCATTGCGAGGAGGAACGACGAAGCAATCGCTTGGTGCTGGGATTGCTTCTCTTCGAGACGCTACGCGAACGCTTCGCTCGCAATGACAGGTTTTGAGCGATTTTTATCTGAGTTTAAAACTCCCTTCCAGGTAGGATTTCAAGACTTCTGTGTACACCGTAGCCTGCTGGGAGAGGGGCTGGGGGTGAGGGCAAAACCTTTGCACAAAGCGGGTTTCACGTTAAGTTGACACCAATGTTAATCGCGTCTCTACAACGCAGTGGGGATTAGAGGCAAAGGAGAAAGGTTTTGTATTTTCCCCTTCCCCTTTAACCTTTTCCCTTTTCCCAGATATCTAATGTTGATTGTTAACCGTCAACAGTCAACATCCGAAAGCTTATGCTGTTTCTATCGGCTCAACAGGTGGTTTCTCTACACCTGATTTTATGCGGGTAATAGTACCTTTGCGGATGCGATCGCTCTTTAGCACACCACCAGCTTGCACATATTCAGCGCTTTCTTTTCCGTATCTGCCAGCAACAGACATCAGCATATTTTCACATACAACGCTCAAGGTTTTTTCTAATTTGTCAATATCAGTTTTGGAGGCATCTATTACAGCCAAAGCTGTGTTATGAGCGTTGAGTTTATTGCGTAATTCTTCAATTATTTGCTGCATATTTTGCAAGCTGTTAGAACTGCCAAAATCAAGATTTGGATCAATAGCTTGCATTCCAGAAGCTCTCTGTAAAGCTTTTTCGAGAATCCGAGATGAGCGTTTAGGTAAGGTCATATAATAGCTTCACTCCTCATAAACTTTGCCACTACAGCACCGCGTAAATAAATCAACAATTCTCCAACAATGAAATGCTTTGCTGCATTCATTTTGAATTTTGCGGTGCTACTGTTAGCTTGTCTTAAAATAGGTGGATTTCGGTTCAGGGAAAATAACAAATTTTTAGCTTTTTTTAACAATATTTTGGGTGATAATTCTGTAATTATGCGTAATCTCTCGCGATCGCCTCTTAATGGCGAATTTCTACCAGATGAGTAGGTTGGGTTGGCGTAAGGAAACCCAACACCGAGATATCGGTTAAGCGTTTTGAAACCAAAATTGGTTTTGGGGAAAAGGTGAAAGGTTAAGGGTTAGGGATTTCCAAGAAATAAATTATTCCATCTTGTGGGGCGGGCAAGATGCCCGCCAAATAAACTGGGCGGACATCTTGCCCGCCCCACAATAAATACTAGGATATTTTTTTATTTGGAAGTCCCTTAAAGGTTTTTTCTTCCCCTTCCCCTTCCCCCTTCCCCGACAAGTTACGCTGCGCTTAACACAACTCAAGGAACGATAGTTTTAGAAACTTCTGGACTGCGAATGAGCAAATGTCCTTTATCACTGTTTTGAATAGCAATCACTGCTGGGCGATCGCTAGGTGTGGCATTTAGAGGTAAAGTTTGAAATAAATAAATCCAGCCGCCTCGTTCTAGCAGTAAGCGCCAAATTCTCGGTTGGTTGGGGTTGCTGGTATCAGTATCTTCTCTACCGCGTAAATCTTCAAATAGTCCTCTGTCACCAATGATTTTGTAACCTTTTAATGGCGGATCAGTAAACTCATCATCTAGTTTGCGTCCCGCGACAAATTTCTCTTCTGGTGATATTAGGGCAATTACAGGCAAAGTAGAATTTTGACTAGCATCTCTTCGAGCATCTGTAATGCCTT contains the following coding sequences:
- a CDS encoding CoB--CoM heterodisulfide reductase iron-sulfur subunit B family protein; translated protein: MLSQSLKYAYFPGCVAQGACRELYQSTQALTRALGIELIELKKAACCGSGTFKEDSQLLEDTVNARNIALAEELNLPLLTHCSTCQGVIGHVDERLKECQTKNPAYIEQVNGLLAKEGCLPYRGNTEVKHLLYALVTDYGLAEITKRVTRKLSGLKCAAFYGCYLLRAQKSMPYDDPFNPEAMENVFRAVGAEPVYYRGRTQCCGWPLSSYATTESFQMAGKHIQDALAAGADCMVTPCPLCHLNLDSRQPEVEKVIEKKLGLPVLHLPQLIALALGVSPQELGLDKHIVSTKPVLEKLGF